In the Zingiber officinale cultivar Zhangliang chromosome 5A, Zo_v1.1, whole genome shotgun sequence genome, GCGTACCCATCTAATCCTGGATGAGCAACTCATGATACCAGGCAACCACTATCAATCTTGGCTCCAGGACACTTCTGATATAGTGTCTAAAAGAGGAAGAACTGTTAGGGTTGGTGCTTAAGCAAGTTGTTCTTGCTTTAACTTTACCAGTACTAGTTCTTTTTCACAAGTTTACTAATTACTCCGTTTTATAGCAATGTTTGCAGTGTCATAATCCCATTCGATCCACAAAGATATCCAAGCTCATGAACTTGCCACCAGTAGCTCTCATTACTGGTTTAGAGATGTTTCCTTCTCGAGTGCATTTCCCTGCCCCTCTAATTGAATTGTGGAGGAATTCTACAATTTTAGGTTAATATTTTTTTCCCTCTTCCTTCAAAACTTTGTCAACAACACTTCAGAAGTTTAAACAATTACAAATTTTTATTGGTTGAAGGAGATAAATCACCTGCAGAAGAGAGACATGAAGCACATGAATCTGTAAGTGTTACAGGCATTTTACTTTCTAGTTGTGGTAACTAATCAACTGTACTAACAAATCATTTATGGAAATGAAGTTTCTAGAAGAATTTCAGGCTGAAATACCACTCAACCCTGAGTTCCAGGCTGAAGTCCCACCCAACAACGAATTTCAAGCCGAAATACAACCCAaccccttagagttctccattgaGAAAGTCAGAGCAAACCTTGAAAATTTGGAGTTCCAGGGAATTGATAAGTCATTTAGTAGTGACCATTTTGCTACTCCTGGGAGTCAAGGTAACTTGATCTTTACATGTACTTTGCCAACTTAAGTTTCAGATGATAAATGTGCCCTTGAACTAATGGCAGGGCAGAGTTCAAAGTCTATTCCTAGCTCTGGTTCTGGACATTTCATGCCATTGGAACCTGAGATACAATTACATTCTGGAAGGTCAGTGAAATctcaaaaatagaagaaaaaaggCATACAAATCTATTTGTTTTCACATTCTTGATTGAAAACAAGATATTTATATTAACTAGAATGCAGTAGTGAAATTTCTCACCAAATATGAATATTCAATCTCTTTGGCTATTTTTTCTTCTTGGTATCTCCCTTTCTTCTGAAAGGGTTGCTTCTAAATGTCAACCCAAGTCATATTTCTTGTATGAAATGTTATTTGACTGCCGCAAATAGCCTTCTAATACAGAATACTACTACTTGGCATACACATTTAGATCTGCCATCTATGTTGGGATTTTGAGACAGGTCTAAAAGAAAGCAGAATTCCTCATCAACGACTAACTTTGGCAACCTTGATCCAGTTGAAGAGGAGTCACCACTTCAGCAAGATTTAAGAAGTTTCAAACTCAGAAGGATATCACAATTAAGTCCAGCCCCTGATGCTGGTTTGTTATCTTAATCTAATTTTGTCTTTTGCCACTTTGTGAACTGGAAAGATGCACTCTTTACCTTCTAATAAAAGGTGATACTTAAATATTGTGCTCGGCTACTTGCAACAAATTTCATGTAGAACTACTGGAGGAAACCGGACCAACTCAAACCCCAGTTCCTCCATCTAGTACTTCGATCGACCACACTACTGAATTGATCCGGACGTAAGTACACAGTAATACTTTTAGCAGGCCATAAATTGCAACAACTTAGTTCATCTCTATTCGTTTTCCCTTGACAAATAAAATAGCAGATTGATAGTTTGCATGATAATGAACAGGCATCTCAAGTTGCATTTTGATACGCCAGGAGCCCCACAGTCTGAATCATTGAACCAGTTAGCTTTAGGAATGAACAAGAAAACAGCTGCTCTACTCTTTTACCAAACTTGCGGTATTTAGGTTTCCACGCTTATGAATTGCAATTTCTTTCTAATTTAGGAATTCATATATCTCTAGAAACAGGAAGATTGCTCTAAGTTTTCTCCATTTCTACTAAATGGAACCTGAGCAATTCATTTATGTTCTTCGCCAATTAAAACAAGTTTCTGATTTGCAGTTCTCGCCACCTTTGACTTCATCAAGGTGGAACAACATGTAGCATATGGGGACATACTGATCTCAAGAGGGCCTAAGATGTAGCTAACCTGACATATATAATTTTGGAAGTCAACGAGCAAGGTGGAAAGTTGATAATGGTATCACAAACAGTGTCTCAGCTTTACATCTCACGTATCTAACAGTAGTTATAGTTCTATAGTTTCATGTAGCAAGTCAAGAATTTGTTTATATTCCCCAAAATATATAGTTTACTGCTGGTGAAAACTTGAGGATGGGAATACAACTACTGCTCCTGCTCCTTTGTTTTATGATTGCCTTTAGGTACAATGCAGTGATTTTGCTAGAATGGTCGGTGCATTTGTGATAGATTCTACTTCATCTGCGCTGTGGTTGAATGGTTGTGCCTCCTATTGAAATGCCTGTAACCTTAGTACGTAGAGACAAACCAGTGATGATTTTAATATCGAAACATGATCAAACTTCCATTAAtgtgtgatttacctcctctgtgttggcctagggacgggttgacgagggcgctgggggcgagcgaatcgccttttgccacatgtgtTAGTAGTAGGAAGGCTGATGAAGAGTTGGCATTCGTTTGAAGTTCTTTCATTAATTGTTATCGTTATCCTAGGAACAACTGGGTGGAATATAATTATCCCATAGATTCATATCCCAAGTGAACAGTTGCGAATACAGTTCGATATTAGAGCATACTAGAGACGAGCATGGAGCTTAAGAAATCAATTAGAATAAGTGGATGGATAAATAAGTGAaggaatattatttaatttattcttTCATTGATTTTCTTTGACAGATGAAAAAAATCAGAAGAATGTAAAAAGAGAGAGATGAATGACTTCTACATTCAGCCTCGTCACCTTGTCTAACACCGCTGGTCCATCCAGTTCACCTAACAAATGTATCCAAATTACTTACCAGCTTCATCTGGTAGTATAAACCAGTCAATTCGACTCACTCACTAAATTATGCCACCCTTTTTGGCTCGATCTAATTGGCGCCGTTCAAATTGTTATATTATTTATAGTTGAATATAATAATCATTATGGTTAAATATAATTCATGagtgaaaaaaaatataatagaaaattaGTGAAAATAAATAAATCCACTCGGTTTCACACTGGTACAACGCAACTTCACCATTTCTTTTGGGTTTTAAAGTAATTGctcaaatagaaataaaaaagatCACTTGGATTTATGTCATagtatatattatatttttctttatttttattttaatagaggGCCCGAAAGAAAGGCACCCAAGAATTAGAAGCAACCTAATATTATTTGAAAGAAAGCAAAAtagaaattataaataaaatgaaataaatatgaaaaattataattaagattatatatatatatattattgataaattgtatacaattattatatttaatataaaatatgtaaGATGCATTGTATATATAATTACTAAGAAACTCTAATATATTAACTGTGCATATCCATTATATAAAGAATTATGAAACCTAAATCCTGTATTGTGCGCATCCATCCTATTGTATTGGATTTCAATTTTGTTAGGATAGTTGTGTTTAGGGGTGAAGAGTGATtgacttgaaaaataaaattcctttcttTTGCAAAACTAAATagattaatatataaaaaaataataagagaaATCACAAATGCAAATAAGAATAATTTACATGATTTGTGTTAGGAAGGATATATATAGATATGAGATGGTTGGGCGTTAGAGGGGATGAATAACGTATGTACTTATCAAATATGATTTACAACAACTTTTATTATAATCTTTGGTAAGGTCACATAAGTTAGCATAAtggaatacaaacaaacataGAAGACAAATACTTATAATCACTAACACGCTTACTTACATGATTCAACTATTCCTTCGGCTCCTACTTTATGACTTATGAGCGGTCAATGAATTACTCTCATAAAGTTAATATTTTTCTCCCTTTCAACTTTTGTAAgtgaagaaacctcttacaagaCAAAAGGCTAAAGGATTACAAAGGCTTCTAATAGGGTTTCACCAATGCTATTTTGCTAGCCTTGAAGTTCCCACTGACCTCATTTTTATAGTCTTCGAGCTATAATTTATTCTGGCATTAATAAGTAgagcaataataactcttttcttttctattttccaTACATGATGCACTATTACTAATTGTATAGTCATCCATCAATTGATTATTTAGTTCACTACTCTCTTGAATAGAATGTTTTTGCTTCTTAGCTCCTCGACTTAAGTTAATCTATTGAATTCCATACTATCCAAAAGGACCAAATCCAAACCACAAAACCTAATAATGTTTAGGACTTGCGGTTAACTGACTTGCCACATAAGTTGATTTTTCTATTAGTCAATTAGATTACAATTTTAGTCGACTAGATTCTGCAATATAATCATCCAATCATCAAGTTTGTCTATATTGAGTTCTACATTCGTTCCACGCATACAAGTCACTCAACTCTCAGCTTACTATCAGAGTTCAACCATCAGAGCTTAACTTTGTCCCTCGGCTTTCTTTCGTTGGTTTACACACCCCGTGGTGCTATGTCTAACATATGCAATCAAGTGTGAGTCCACTATTTTTTTATCCTTTCCAGACACTTTCTAgaggtagagaaacctcttacataATTTACAAGGTGAAAGCATAAGTATGAAGGTAGATATTAAAATACAAGTATGAAACAAACTTGTGATGAGCTATTGGAAACCTTGAGGGTCACATCACTCCTCCTGGCGCTTCCCAGACCATATGAGCAGGACTTGAGCACTTTTTGAGCACTATGAAGGAAGAGATTGCTTGCAATTGATTATGGACCCCTTTGATAGAGCTCAATCGACACTCTTCCGGTTGACTGGAACTCCCTCTGGATGACTGGACCTCCATTGCAAACTTGATCATCTTTGAGCTAAGTTTTAGCTTTCCAGTCGCTTGGAACTCAGTCAAAACTCATCCGTTGAACAAACTACTCGGAGATGATCAACCTTAGACTCCAGGCGACTGGACCAATCTCCTATCATTCAGACATGTCCGATCGCTCAGACATGTGGTCTTGTCGATCGTGACCACTTTGGTCAACCAAACTCGGTCCTGTCCTCCGGTTCGATCCTAATATTGCTATGTTTCTTTGTCTGCTTCTAGCTTCCTACAAGACAAACCACACAAACAACAAACAAAAACCTAGTACCTAACTTACTAGGTTAACTCGTTCGGAGCTCACTCCTTCAAGACTTCACCCTTTGTCAAGTGTTCAACTcttaacctagttcccaactaggtttttGCATCGTCTAATTTCCAACCAGGTCTTCCATCGTCAAGCCCTGCTAGGACTTCACCACCGTTAGGAATTCCACTGCCTAGTTCTAACCAAGACTTCCACCGCCTAACctcgctaggacttccattgcctattCCCAACCAGAACTTCCACTTCCTAGCCTCGCTAAGACTTCCACGGTATGGTCCCAACCAGAACTTCCACCGTCTAGAATCACTAAGACTTCCACTGTCTGGTTTCAACCAAGACTTCCACTGCCTAGCCTTGTTAGTACTTCTACTGTTTGGTTCCCAACCAGAACTTCTCTTTgcctagtcccactaggactttccaccaattgccaagtatctagtcatacttggacttcttACACACTTCTAAGCTTTAAGTTAACCTTACTTGCTTGGACTCTTTCAcaaacttgatcaaccttgatcaagttacttggtcacccttgaccaagtTCCCGTTAACATATTATTCAAATCAAACCATCAAAATCCTAGAGGTTGATTGCAACAATAATCTTCACATACCATCCTTTGTCTTCACCTATGTAGTGTGTCTCCATCGCTTCCATCCTTAATGCTCCTCGTCCTATGGTCCCTTAGTCACCTTGTGTAACTTTCTTTGATCTATTTGGACCTTGAGCCATTGAGCCTTCAACTTGGCTACTCCAAATCATGCTCTAGAGCTACTCTAATTCCACTTCAATGCTTCACATCTTACGGTTTTTTGAATGTCTCATATCATCCTTCTCCAATCACTAAAGACCTCTAAGACATTAAGTGTATCACCTTGATCATGTCAAGTCATCATCATAACCTCAACCTTGTTGAGTCACGTGCACTCCAAGCTCCATGTGTGTTCCTATAAGTTTCTACAAACTCAAACTCATATTGAATCCAAATACAAAGACTAATTTAAAGTATTTTCCAAAACATCAAAAATCCAAGGTTACACTAGATCACTTGGGATATGATTGCACCAATAGCTCAAACCCCAACTCCTATTCCATAGCCTCATGATCCATTAGGtggatcaaattcaaaatttccaCTTGATCCATTTGAGATGGATCGTGAAATATCATATAGAATATCTTATTACAAATATGAAATGTTACACAAAGAAGACATTACTAGTGTGAGCATCAAAAGCCTTATGATGTGCACAGAGAAGCGAATATTTATTGGAAGTGGGTTATTTATTCGAGTTCTCCTTGGACACCTATTTATAGTAACAAGGGTGCATTCAAAAAGAGGAAAAGATAGCTCATTCGGATAGCTTCTAATTGGAATCGAGCTACTTAATTGTTTAATAAATGACAAAAATCCAGATATGATACTCCTACCAACCAACAACTAGTAGTTAGTCGACTAAGTTTGCATTCAGTCGACTCAATATacatccaatcgattgagttggATAAGATCACAAGCTTCTCTACCAATGACTTTTATGATTGGTCAACTCCATGACAATCTAATCAACTCAACCATATTTGATTGATTGATAGTCGACTTAACTAGTAGCCGCTACAATAAGCTTTTCTCATCCAACAAACATGAGTTGACTCATTTAGCATTCCAATCACCTCAAATCAAACAAAGACTAAGTCTAAGCTCGAGTGTAGGATTCAACTCGTCAAGGCAACCGAGTAAGCATCCTAGTTTATTGAGACAAATATTACTCGATCTTTAATTTTGCTCGACTTACACCTCATAAGCCCTTGTGATCCTCTAAGATCAATATCATACTTAGACTACGATCAAAAAAGTATGCACCTCGTCGAAGGCTCTCAATTAAGCTCATCTAACCTAAAATTGTGAACTCAGATATTACAAGTAACATCATCTTTCACAACTCAGTCTTTCAATTGTCACAACTTTAATTCACCCAAGAGTTCATCTTCTATTTGATCCTTAGTCTCTCATATGCACTAAGTCCTGCTCTACATGTCATCCTTAACTATCACCTATTGCGActcatttcaaaattatcaaaatagcTCCAATCTCCTTGTCCTACAGTTCCTTAGATGTTCCACACCATCCGAACTCTAGCAAATCTTTGAGCCTTGATCTAAACGATTTTGGTCGCGCCAAGTCAATTTAACCATGTTGAGTTACCCTTTTGATGCTTGACAAATCTTTTTAAATTAGAAACATAGAaattatgaatttaaaattttaactacaCGACTTCCAAGAGTTTTCCTAATATGAGACAAGATTTACTAACTTAACATTTCTTTATATCCTTTGGCACACATGGTAATTCAAATTGATCTTAGTTTGTACAATGTGAATTTAGAAAGATCAAGACAGTCAAATAAGTGCaaaatttgataaattttttattttaaattaaattttaaaaaactttttgtaacagctcatttttaatctttttaCTCGACCAAATAGTCATCcaactattttaaaaaactttttgtaacaactcatttttaatctttttaCTCGACCAAATAGTCAAGTAAGCTGGATGTCAATCTTtaccaatatattttttttcaaaataatttcaaaaattgtataaGTATGAGGGCTAAAAGAATTCACATATTtctataataatatgatattatctatTTTAGACCTAAGTTGTCATGGATTTATTTTTAGACTCTACCTAAAAGATCGcataccaatggaaatatcttcaTATTTTAAACTCATAATCCTTTTTATGTATTTCCAATGtaagactttgattgtattctcaACAATCATCTCAAATAAAGAACCATCATTACTCTCATGATTTGGTCTCCCTTTAAGCATCTAATCACTCTTGACTTACTCTGACCTCCCCTCACCATCTGGTCACTCTTGACTTATTCTAGGCCTCCCCTCAACTTTGTTCAAGGTCATCTCACATGGTATCTAGTATGGACTataactctgatatcaattgttacgatcaaaagaatttatatatctccataattgtataatattgtccactttagatcTAACCTCTTACGgatttatttttggactctacccaaaagattaaataccaatagaaatatctttatcttttaaatttataatcttttttatatatttataatgtAAGACTTTGATTATAGTTCCAACATAAAGatctaaaatttataaaatttcataaaacatttattttgatgatattcaactaataaaaaattatttttcatgagaAATATTATAAATTATCTATTTTGAAACAAAATTTGTGAAATAGGTCAAAACTTCAAAACcttaaataataaaatagtaaCCAAATATTTCTATAAAAAACATGAGATTGTTTTAAATGGTAGATTACTACTAATATTATGGCAACTAATGAATTTCAATGACTAAGAACTTTAGAAACGTTCCTTTTAACACCTATACAAATAATAACTATATGTTTAAACATATATGCAACATGTATAACCAACTAGTGTAATACTCATGCAACCCTCACACTCATTTAAGATCAATTAATTCAAGTTGAGTTTACCACTCAATCTGGTTGACACAGTCTAAATTCATTTAAGATGATAGGATTATATTCTTTAGGATTCAAAATCAATTGGTCCCATATGGATTTACAAGATATTCTCTCAGAATAATCTCCCTAAATACCTTCCTATTTTCAATTTGAGTGCTAATATATTTAGGCTCATTTCTAATATCATAATTATATGAGATTCTAGCATGTGATGAACTTTTGGTCTAATATTTGAATATGGGGTTGTACCCCAAACTAGTTcattcaaaaataattattttttaatccttCTAAGTTCATTTTTCTAAAGTTCTTATCATTGTTTTATATTCATCTATTTTTAGGGAAATATAATCAACTGTTTTATGGAAAAATTTAGAGTGAGTGAAGAAAATAATACCTCATCATTTACCATTTGCAGTTTCCCTAGATTTGAATTAATTTccttctttttacttggttttcTTAGTTTTTTCATCGTCACCTTTCCTTTGTACGAACCTTTGAAGCATAGTATGTAGTctttatgatttttatactttTTCCTGTAACTTGGATAAACAACATTAACAtattggccttgggacgggttgacaggggcgctggggacgagcgtattcgtctttttatCACAACATTAACGTATTCAAATTTATTGttcttaattaaacttatttaccTTTCCTTTCTCCCTTTTCGCATGTATCTTGTAATGCCCCCTTATCATGGTATCCGAAGCAAATAATATAGTATTTTGTTTCGGTTTGAATCGAGAAACTTGAGGAGACAACTTCTATCTCCATTGTCTTTGATGGATTCTCATCATTTAATGAAATAGATGCAGGCCTGGCTTAAGGCATAGGCTATTAAGGTCTATGCCTAAGATCCCAATTAAATTGGGacgtattatttttttatattgatatttatttgattttttttaaaaataaaatgtttaatttatgatcataatttttaatattttaaatttatttttaagaaaacatttaattttaatattaaattatttatatcatttttgtttttttataattattattattaattatatgCTATAGGACCTAATTAATACTTTCTTCTTTAATATCTCTCAAAAATCCTAGGTGATCTTATAACTTTTTCCTCTCTCATTAATCCTCTGTCATTTTTCTTTCTCATCAATAATTTCGTATTGATTATATCCTCTTCTTTTTCCTCGTTAGTGATACTCTTAGGATGTTCTGCTCCGCTCTTTCTTCTGTTTCCTCGATAAAAACATGAattaaaggtttttttttatcatacaacGCAAATAGAATGCTAGTctttttttaatatcaaattattatttttctctttttttagtTTTCATAAGGTCTTTAATTATCCTATTGACTTTAATTGTGTTGTTTTTAGTGCTCTtttgtcttatttttttttcttttcttattctctTATTGGGGGTATCTACGTCAATTTGGCTCCATCGACTACTATAATATTTGACTCTTCATTCAATTTGACATCTCAAAAGGTTAGAaacataaattttatataaaaatatattttttaaaattaatattttattttttttaaaaaaatatttgtaaatccgTAGTTGTTGGTCCCAAACTAAATGAAAAAGGGCgaggaaaatattttattttttaaaaaaaatattaaagactTTTTTTTTGTTTACCTAGGGCCTCTAAGGACCTTGAGACGCCTTGAATAGATGCAACACTATTTGAATCTTCCAATGAAGAGGATCACACATCTTCAACCATTATTTCTTCTCGTTCAACATCGCTTTGTAGTGCTTTGAACTCTTCAACCACTTTTGTAGGATTTTGAACTTTTTAGTTCTTACATGGGGCTTTCAAGCACAGgagtgattttttttataaaggcTCTTTGCATTTGCGTTTGCTCAATACAAAATTAGTTATAATCGaaagaataatatttattattttttcatttcctTTGTAAAAAAGCTCAATTTGTACATGTTCATTGTTTTTCTTTAGAAATTTCTCCCTTTTTTTATCTTTTGGAGTTGTGAATCCACAATCTATATTCTATACTAAGTGTTagactaaaataaaaaatatacttcTATTAGTCTTTTCCATATTTTGAATTTTGCTTCAAATTTCAATGGTGTCAATTGAAATCTAACCATTGCTACCCTCTAGTTTTAGACTTTGTTGACGGCTAGCTAGTACTAAAAGGGTCTTgttatgataccaattgttaatTAGTATCAAAGTATTTTTCTTCTAACATATAACTTTATTAGCAATTATTCCTTTAGAATGTCtaaaattttatatcaattattAGGATTATTGTGCatctagaggggagtgaataactTTGCAAAGCCAAATTTAAAGATTAACATAATGAATATGTACAAATAATAGAGAAATCATAAGTACTAATGATTTAAACTCAGTTCCTGCTCCATAGCCTAATGATTCCTTGGATGATCAAATTTAATTCCACTATGAAAGACTCCTTTGAAAAAGGTTAAGAAACTtgtataaaatattttcttacaTATATGAAATGAAtgcagaaggaaaaaaaaaatgaactagATAACATTAAATTTAGGGAGATCAACTTAGTtctatagaaattttttatcGTTCATTAGGGTAAATTGGGAAGTACTCGTAGCGAGCAACCCAAAATGTCAATATCCCGTGGTTGCGTGCCTCATTTAGAAGAAAAAACTTAATAAATGTGTCACAGCTGGATGTTAAACCATAGGTGTCTTGGTAATAACTTGACACCCTTCCATTGTATCATAGTCCCGGAGACAATAAAAGCATGAGGAAAATATTTACCAAATGTGAGCATCAAAAGCCTTAAAATGGAAATAGTGATGGGAATACTTCTTATAAATGTTGTATATTCGAGGTTCCTTTCCACTCCTATTCATAGTAACAAGGGTGCATGTAAACATAGTATAAGATAGATCATTTATATAGCTTTTAGTGGGAATCAATTGACTTAATTATCCAATAACGGACTAAAATCTCAATAAGATAATTTTATTGGCTAACAACTAGTATTCACAAGTCTACATCAAATTGACTAACAACATTTCTAGTGGACTCAGTATGCATCTAGTCAATTGAGTTGGATAAGGTCACAAATTTATCACCAAACAACTTTTATGTTTAGTTGATTCAACTATGTTTAGTTGACTGATACCCATGATAGTAGATTCAAATAGCCTATTTAAGTTTATCTTATCTAACGATCACATCAATAGACTTAAATTATTAGAGACCAAGTATAAGCTTAAGTATAGGATTAAAGTCGATCATATAGTTGAATAAGAAGCCTAGTCAACTGAGACAAATATTAGTCAACTCGATCTCCAATTTTACTTGACCTACACCTCATAACCGTTGCAATCATTTGAAAGAAGCTCATGCTTAGATTACAACTAAGAACTCATATTCACCTGTTGAAGCTCTCAATCAACATATCTAACCTAGAATCGTGAACTTAGATATAACAAATCATAGAATCTCTCACAGCTCATTGTTTACAAATTGTCACAACTTAAATATTACAAATCATATAATCTCTCACAGCTCATTGTTTTCAAATTGTCATAACTTTACATTGCCCAAGAGTTTATCTTCTATCATTCTTAGTCCCTCGAAAACACTAAGGCTTCGTTTGGTAAGGATGATAGGATTAGAATTGGGTTGATTAGGATAGGATTAGGGGTGAGATTAATAATCACTCTCCATGTCTAGCGATTGTGAATTCTACTCCTAATCAACCATAATCCTACCCCTAATCAACCCTACCAAACGACATATTAataactttttgaaaacataattctAATCCTATCATCCCTACCAAAAGACATATTAAtaactttttgaaaatataattctaATCCTATCATCCCTACCAAACGGAGCCTAAGTTCATAATCTACTCCACATGTCATCCTTCATTATCGCTTACGAAGTCCATCTCTTGTGATTCTCTTCAAAGCTGTTGAACTAGTTTCAATCTTCTTGTATTGCAGTTCCTCATGTCTCATACCATTCTTTTTCGAACTTTGTTGGATCTCTTGAGCCTCGGGCTACCATCTTGGTTGTGCCAAGTTAACATCATAACTTGACCATGTGGAATCACAAGCTTTAAGAGTTTTACATGCATTTTACCAAGCCCTTGCAAACTCCACACAAACATCAGTAAAACAAGTAAAAATCTAGTTTAAAATCTTGGTCGAACGCATCAAAAAATATTGGTCGAACACATCAAAAACAATTGGTCGAACACTAACAATTAGGGCAGGACAATATCAATAAATTTGACTATTTTATTAGATTTGTAAAACATAATTAACACTCAACtaattcataatttaaaaaaggcaaaatgaaataaataattaaaatatactgaTTATTGTTTATCATAGTATTAATTCACtattaattatagaatatttcttttatatatatatataaccatgcgTAACATCCCACACGGATCATCTGACGCGtccaaaattgattttttttattcctCTCTCTCATCTACATGCAAATTTTTTTCTCTCCTGTATATAGAATatttcctttatatatatataaccatgcgTAACATCCCACACGGATCATCTGACGCGTCCAAAACTGATTTTTTTATTCCTCTCTCTCATCTACatgcaattttttttctctcctgtATACACGTTGGTGTTGATTTCTACAAACTAACACCAATGTGTTGATATTGATTTATTGAAACTAAAACCAACACGTTGGTGTTGTTTTAAAAAAAGCATCATGTTGatgttattttgaaaaaaatatcaaCACCAATGTGGTACTAGTTTGAAAAAAATAGCATAATGTTGGtgttgttttgaaaaaaaaaatagcacgatgttttt is a window encoding:
- the LOC121979927 gene encoding sister chromatid cohesion 1 protein 1-like, coding for MFYSHQLLAKKAPLGQIWMAATLHAKLNRRKLDKLDIIKICEEILNPSVPMALRLSGILMGGVVIVYERKVKLLYDDVTRLLAEINGTWKTKTVADPTVLPKAKAQAKFEAVTLPECVDMDVEQSMLLSDASVAASRFQRMRLDEVEEHYINIDIRNGDPPDTYHQVDAENITLFDDFGSGPPEGNHFERFDIGEDETQINYTPQEQPHFHNPLRPSPPVDDGPKSSMPHQLNTSDANHRMNVEEPKEKGEGIQQQQQVKQNARRKRTHLILDEQLMIPGNHYQSWLQDTSDIVSKRGRTVRCHNPIRSTKISKLMNLPPVALITGLEMFPSRVHFPAPLIELWRNSTILGDKSPAEERHEAHESFLEEFQAEIPLNPEFQAEVPPNNEFQAEIQPNPLEFSIEKVRANLENLEFQGIDKSFSSDHFATPGSQGQSSKSIPSSGSGHFMPLEPEIQLHSGRSKRKQNSSSTTNFGNLDPVEEESPLQQDLRSFKLRRISQLSPAPDAELLEETGPTQTPVPPSSTSIDHTTELIRTHLKLHFDTPGAPQSESLNQLALGMNKKTAALLFYQTCVLATFDFIKVEQHVAYGDILISRGPKM